A genomic window from Elusimicrobiota bacterium includes:
- a CDS encoding hydrogenase maturation nickel metallochaperone HypA, protein MHELGIAKDFWKIIKQTAEENKLNRIDKIVIVLGEASGIEEDFVRHSLKDHVLPGTIAEKAKLIFEKTKLEGFCGDCREKISKEKMKNLSCPNCKSLNIEIASGKEMYVKNIQGE, encoded by the coding sequence ATGCACGAATTAGGAATTGCAAAAGATTTTTGGAAAATCATAAAGCAGACTGCTGAAGAAAATAAGCTAAACAGAATAGATAAAATTGTTATTGTCTTAGGAGAAGCGTCAGGGATAGAAGAAGATTTTGTAAGGCATTCTCTTAAAGATCATGTTTTGCCGGGCACCATCGCAGAAAAAGCTAAACTGATTTTTGAAAAAACTAAGCTTGAGGGTTTTTGCGGGGATTGCCGGGAAAAAATCTCTAAAGAAAAAATGAAGAATTTATCCTGTCCGAATTGCAAAAGCTTAAATATTGAAATTGCCAGCGGCAAAGAAATGTATGTTAAAAATATCCAAGGGGAATAA
- a CDS encoding 4Fe-4S dicluster domain-containing protein, which produces MKYPKLRELKEAFKSFFSKPYTTKYPAEPHTPFPKFRGRPIPDDNECIACGACSIVCPSNAIEIKENLDKKPPTREVIWHYDLCIFCAQCELLCTTSKGVKLSLEFDLATYNRASLFSGIEKELIMCECCQTVIAPKTQFLWLINKLGPLSSGNFNLIYTAQKELKIAEELPSEVDSSEIQRPDLFRVLCPKCRHLVIVFNQTGQQP; this is translated from the coding sequence ATGAAATATCCTAAACTAAGAGAACTAAAAGAAGCTTTTAAGTCTTTTTTCAGTAAACCTTATACTACAAAATATCCGGCTGAACCGCATACCCCGTTTCCAAAATTCAGAGGCAGGCCTATACCGGATGACAATGAATGTATTGCCTGCGGTGCTTGCAGCATAGTATGCCCGTCAAACGCAATAGAGATCAAAGAAAATTTAGATAAAAAACCTCCAACCAGAGAAGTAATTTGGCATTACGATCTTTGTATTTTTTGTGCTCAGTGTGAACTATTATGCACTACGTCAAAAGGGGTGAAGTTATCCCTGGAATTTGACCTTGCAACTTACAATAGAGCGTCTCTTTTTTCAGGGATTGAAAAAGAACTTATTATGTGCGAATGCTGCCAAACGGTTATTGCGCCAAAAACTCAATTTCTATGGCTGATAAATAAACTGGGACCTTTGTCTTCAGGCAATTTTAATCTTATATATACCGCTCAAAAAGAATTAAAAATTGCGGAAGAGTTGCCATCAGAAGTTGATTCTTCTGAAATTCAGCGTCCCGATTTATTCCGTGTTTTATGTCCAAAATGCCGCCACCTCGTTATAGTTTTCAATCAAACTGGGCAACAGCCGTAA
- the mnhG gene encoding monovalent cation/H(+) antiporter subunit G, with translation MTNYLIYLAYAFITLGVILDLLASLALLRFSDVYSRLLGSTKCITFGTLSILFGVFIIHGFTAIGVKSLLCLIFILLTSPIETSVLLRAAKKSESKMTDNEKIEISLEDSNSK, from the coding sequence ATGACTAATTACTTGATTTATTTGGCTTATGCATTTATAACATTGGGAGTAATCCTTGATTTACTTGCTTCGTTGGCATTGCTGAGGTTTTCCGATGTTTACTCAAGGCTGCTTGGCTCTACTAAATGCATAACCTTCGGAACATTGAGTATCTTATTCGGCGTTTTTATAATTCACGGTTTTACGGCCATAGGCGTTAAATCGTTGTTATGTTTAATATTTATTTTGCTGACATCGCCTATAGAAACGAGCGTGCTGCTTAGGGCTGCAAAAAAATCCGAAAGCAAAATGACTGATAATGAAAAAATAGAAATATCATTGGAGGATTCAAATAGTAAGTAG
- a CDS encoding monovalent cation/H+ antiporter complex subunit F: MKLANWIIGLIIILSLLTLDILLPISLYYKWFYVLLLACFLTLLRLSMGPTTSDRAASVKVLSVIVIGFCGILSALCKQHIYIDIAIAWAFQAFVGTVVLAKYIEGKPLDD; encoded by the coding sequence ATGAAATTAGCTAACTGGATTATAGGTTTGATCATAATCTTATCTTTGTTAACTTTGGATATTCTTCTTCCGATAAGTTTATATTATAAATGGTTTTATGTTCTTCTTCTGGCGTGCTTTCTGACGCTTTTGCGTCTTTCTATGGGGCCCACTACATCTGATCGCGCCGCTTCCGTTAAAGTTCTAAGCGTCATTGTAATAGGATTTTGCGGAATTTTGTCTGCTTTATGCAAACAGCATATCTATATAGACATTGCCATTGCTTGGGCTTTTCAGGCATTTGTAGGCACCGTAGTGCTTGCAAAATATATTGAAGGGAAACCGCTTGATGACTAA